A single Lolium perenne isolate Kyuss_39 chromosome 6, Kyuss_2.0, whole genome shotgun sequence DNA region contains:
- the LOC127307025 gene encoding auxin response factor 8 codes for MITFADLTEPPPGAERGVDRQLWLACAGGMCNVPPLGSSVYYFPQGHAEHALGHAAAADLSAARAPPLVPCGVAAVRYLADADTDEVFARIRLSPLRAPESGADFHDDAQEEKPASFAKTLTQSDANNGGGFSVPRYCAETIFPRLDYAADPPVQTVVARDVHGAAWKFRHIYRGTPRRHLLTTGWSAFVNQKKLVAGDSVVFLRGDGGELHVGIRRAKRGFCGAEDGWDRHAGPVRGNASPRGAARGRAKVRAEDVFEAARLAGSGQPFEVAYYPRASTPEFCVRAAAVRAAMRVQWCPGMRFKMAFETEDSSRISWFMGTVAGVQVADPVRWPQSPWRLLQVAWDEPDLLQNVKRVSPWLVELVSSMPTIHHLASSFSPPRKKPRVPAYPEFPFEGQLLHPATHGHRHHYHHHTQSYRPAFFPFPDGSIQGARHTQFGPSSLSDLRPTHLQPSLAYPGLRCPDRVSATPGISTDLTIGSSPGQLNAVPSTLCVKTHGVKRLGLVLFGQTILTEQQMSSAGVTSPTATLNSSLDWNDEKAAGNASEGSASGVIQYSSPSDDTSLRWFRGHSHSSSELGLEAGQCKVFVESETVGRNLDLSAMTSFEELYGRLSQMFCIDGAELRSRVLYRGAAGEVKHAGDETFSEFVKSARRITILADAGS; via the exons atgatcacgTTCGCCGACCTCACGGAGCCGCCGCCGGGCGCCGAGCGGGGCGTCGACCGGCAGCTGTGGCTAGCGTGCGCGGGCGGCATGTGCAACGTGCCACCGCTCGGCTCCAGCGTGTACTACTTCCCGCAGGGCCACGCCGAGCACGCTCtcggccacgccgccgccgccgacctctcCGCGGCACGCGCCCCGCCGCTCGTGCCCTGCGGCGTCGCCGCCGTGCGATACTTGGCCGACGCGGACACCGACGAGGTCTTCGCAAGGATCCGCCTCTCCCCGCTCCGCGCCCCGGAGTCCGGCGCCGACTTCCACGACGACGCGCAGGAGGAGAAGCCGGCGTCGTTCGCCAAGACGCTGACGCAGTCCGACGCCAACAACGGCGGCGGGTTCTCGGTGCCGAGGTACTGCGCCGAGACCATCTTCCCGCGGCTGGACTACGCCGCCGACCCGCCCGTGCAGACCGTCGTCGCCAGGGACGTGCACGGGGCCGCGTGGAAGTTCCGGCACATCTACCGCGGCACCCCGCGCCGGCACCTGCTCACCACGGGGTGGAGCGCGTTCGTGAACCAGAAGAAGCTCGTCGCCGGGGACTCCGTCGTCTTCCtccgcggcgacggcggcgagctCCACGTCGGCATCCGGCGTGCCAAGCGCGGCTTCTGCGGCGCCGAGGACGGCTGGGACCGGCACGCGGGCCCCGTGCGAGGCAATGCGAGCCCGCGCGGGGCCGCCAGAGGCCGTGCCAAGGTGCGCGCCGAGGACGTGTTCGAGGCGGCGAGGCTGGCGGGCAGCGGGCAGCCGTTCGAGGTCGCGTACTACCCGCGCGCCAGCACGCCGGAGTTCTGCGTGCGCGCCGCAGCGGTGCGCGCGGCGATGCGGGTCCAGTGGTGCCCCGGGATGCGGTTCAAGATGGCGTTCGAGACCGAGGACTCGTCCCGTATCAGCTGGTTCATGGGCACCGTCGCCGGCGTCCAGGTCGCCGACCCCGTCCGTTGGCCGCAGTCGCCGTGGAGACTCCTTCAG GTGGCCTGGGACGAGCCGGACCTCCTCCAGAACGTGAAGCGGGTGAGCCCGTGGCTGGTCGAGCTCGTCTCGAGCATGCCGACCATCCACCACCTCGCATCCTCCTTCTCGCCGCCGCGCAAGAAGCCGCGGGTCCCGGCATACCCGGAGTTCCCCTTCGAGGGGCAGCTCCTGCACCCAGCGACGCACGGCCACCGCCACCattaccaccaccacacccagagCTACCGTCCGGCCTTCTTCCCCTTCCCGGACGGTAGCATACAGGGAGCCAGGCATACGCAATTCGGTCCATCTTCTTTATCGGATCTCCGCCCCACCCACCTGCAGCCGAGCCTCGCCTACCCGGGGCTCCGCTGCCCCGACCGTGTCAGCGCTACACCCGGAATCAGCACCGACCTGACCATCGGCAGCTCACCGGGGCAGCTCAACGCCGTCCCAAGCACCCTGTGCGTCAAGACCCACGGCGTCAAGCGGCTGGGGCTAGTGCTCTTCGGCCAGACAATATTGACGGAGCAGCAAATGAGCTCGGCAGGAGTGACCTCCCCCACGGCCACCTTGAACAGCTCGCTCGACTGGAACGACGAGAAAGCCGCCGGCAACGCGTCCGAGGGCTCGGCCTCCGGCGTCATACAGTACAGCAGCCCCTCCGACGACACGTCGCTGCGGTGGTTCAGGGGCCACAGCCACAGCAGCTCCGAGCTCGGCCTGGAGGCGGGACAATGCAAGGTGTTCGTCGAGTCGGAGACCGTTGGCCGGAACCTCGATCTCTCGGCGATGACCTCGTTCGAGGAGCTCTACGGCCGTTTGTCGCAGATGTTCTGCATCGACGGCGCGGAGCTGAGGAGCCGCGTGCTCTACCGTGGCGCCGCCGGCGAGGTGAAGCACGCCGGAGACGAGACTTTCAG CGAGTTCGTCAAGTCGGCACGGAGGATTACCATACTGGCAGATGCTGGGAGCTAG